CGGAGCTGTGGGTGCATTTTTAGGCCTGGTCGCAGCTTTGTTTTTTAATTCTCTCTACAAAAGCACAGCTCAGATCAAACAGCTAAGCGATGAGCTTCAAAAAGACCTTTTAGCCCTTATATCTCACGGAGAAAGCGCTACGGCAGAGTTTAAATCTACTTTCAAGTGGGATCTTAAAGAATCCAAGCCCAATAAAGCACTTGAGGATGTGGTGCTTAAAACACTTGCCGGTTTTATGAACTCTCAGGGCGGCACACTTATTATTGGAGTGGCCGATGACGGCCAAATTGTAGGGCTTGAGCA
This portion of the Thermodesulfobacteriota bacterium genome encodes:
- a CDS encoding ATP-binding protein — its product is MSGILTNRTFLLFLIPVLAGALMGVLFLYPLNEFVYFHEHVPTPGTGWSYTWDHLWLGLTGHYPIKVPFYGAVGAFLGLVAALFFNSLYKSTAQIKQLSDELQKDLLALISHGESATAEFKSTFKWDLKESKPNKALEDVVLKTLAGFMNSQGGTLIIGVADDGQIVGLE